A window of the Megalopta genalis isolate 19385.01 chromosome 2, iyMegGena1_principal, whole genome shotgun sequence genome harbors these coding sequences:
- the aPKC gene encoding protein kinase C iota type isoform X2 encodes MPTQTTENDDIRVKIVYNGEVQITYITPGISVDTLREEMRTICGFGAAGQDQFTMKWVDDEGDPCRIASQQELDEALRLYELEKDTEITIHVFPNVPPAPGMPCQGEDRSIYRRGARRWRKLYRVNGHIFQAKRFNRRAFCAFCQDRIWGLGRQGFKCIQCKLLVHKKCHKVVRKSCLSAQQQQQQIPSIEAQAIDRNGDQQLMDVVQCSNVPHVEDEISESPIIEEHSRNRTGSEEREELPLDTLNDADNSNDMQRQYSLNDFELIKVIGRGSYAKVLMVELKRTKRIYAMKVIKKALVTDDEDIDWVQTEKHVFETASNHPFLVGLHSCFQTPSRLFFVIEFVRGGDLMFHMQRQRRLPEEHARFYAAEISLALNFLHEKGIIYRDLKLDNVLLDHEGHVKLTDYGMCKEGVREGDTTSTFCGTPNYIAPEILQGDDYSFSVDWWALGVLLYEMLAGRSPFDVAGASENPDQNTEDYLFQVILEKTIRIPRSLSVKAASVLKGFLCKDPVRRLGCGKRPAAFLDIVAHPFFKAIDWEMLEQKQVTPPYKPRLDSDRDLANFPPEFTDEPVHLTPDDPRVIDKIDQSEFEGFEYVNPLLMSLEDCV; translated from the exons ATGCCTACACAGACGACAGAGAATGATGATATTCGagtaaaaattgtttataatgG GGAAGTGCAGATTACATATATTACTCCTGGAATTTCGGTAGACACATTGCGGGAGGAAATGCGTACAATATGTGGATTTGGTGCAGCAGGTCAAGATCAATTTACTATGAAGTGGGTTGACGACGAAGGGGATCCATGTAGGATTGCTTCGCAACAAGAACTGGACGAAGCATTGCGACTTTATGAATTAGAGAAGGACACTGAAATAACTATACATG TTTTTCCTAACGTCCCGCCTGCACCTGGAATGCCCTGTCAGGGAGAAGACA GAAGCATCTACAGACGCGGCGCACGTAGATGGAGGAAGCTGTACCGAGTGAATGGTCATATATTTCAGGCGAAACGTTTCAATCGG CGAGCGTTTTGCGCGTTCTGCCAGGATCGGATTTGGGGACTAGGTCGACAGGGGTTCAAGTGCATCCAATGCAAGCTGTTGGTCCACAAGAAATGTCACAAAGTGGTGAGGAAGTCATGCTTGAGcgcgcagcagcagcaacaacagatACCAAGTATAGAGGCGCAGGCGATCGACAGGAACGGCGATCAACAATTGATGGATGTCGTTCAATGCAGTAACGTACCTCATGTCGAAGATGAGATCTCGGAGTCGCCGATCATCGAGGAGCACTCACGAAATC GAACCGGAAGCGAAGAGAGGGAGGAATTGCCGCTGGATACGCTAAACGATGCAGACAACTCGAATGATATGCAGAGGCAATACTCACTAAATGATTTCGAACTGATTAAGGTAATCGGTCGTGGTTCCTACGCGAAAGTTTTGATGGTGGAACTGAAGCGTACGAAGAGGATCTACGCGATGAAAGTGATCAAGAAAGCTTTGGTGACCGACGATGAGGATATTGATTGGGTTCAAACGGAGAAACACGTCTTCGAAACTGCCTCAAATCACCCTTTTCTTGTGGGGTTACACTCATGCTTTCAGACCCCCTCGCGATTATTCTTCGTGATCGAGTTTGTACGGGGTGGTGATCTTATGTTCCACATGCAAAGACAACGTCGTCTTCCGGAAGAACATGCTCGGTTCTACGCAGCTGAGATTAGCCTCGCCTTAAACTTTTTACACGAGAAAG GTATAATATACAGAGACTTGAAGTTAGATAATGTACTGCTTGATCACGAAGGACACGTTAAATTAACCGATTACGGAATGTGCAAAGAAGGCGTCCGAGAGGGTGACACAACTTCCACGTTTTGCGGCACTCCAAACTATATCGCACCCGAAATATTACAGGGTGATGATTATAGCTTCTCTGTAGATTGGTGGGCGCTTGGTGTACTTTTGTATGAAATGCTTGCAGGACGTAGCCCATTTGATGTCGCAGGCGCGTCGGAAAATCCCGATCAGAACACCGAAGACTATTTATTCCAAGTGATTTTAGAGAAAACCATTCGTATACCTAGGTCGTTGTCGGTTAAAGCAGCTTCTGTTCTTAAAGGTTTCCTTTGTAAAGATCCTGTTAGAAGACTGGGCTGTGGTAAAAGGCCAGCAGCTTTCCTTGATATAGTTGCGCATCCATTCTTCAAAGCAATTGATTGGGAAATG TTGGAACAAAAGCAAGTTACACCGCCTTACAAGCCACGTTTAGATTCTGATCGTGATCTAGCCAACTTCCCACCGGAGTTTACGGATGAACCTGTTCATTTAACGCCAGATGATCC GAGGGTGATCGATAAAATTGATCAGAGTGAATTCGAAGGCTTCGAATATGTGAATCCGTTACTCATGTCTCTGGAGGACTGCGTGTGA
- the LOC117228082 gene encoding uncharacterized protein LOC117228082 produces the protein MYELQDKLAMLRIDPLLNISSRNRGYHNNVFLMTYSEENENDNNYNEYRLSPPFPFRYESPICSSSLSITDVTYGSSNNNEIISNYDQHNYDDEEDESPKKGLLKQMFCLPLN, from the coding sequence ATGTATGAATTACAAGACAAACTTGCGATGCTCCGTATTGATCCTCTATTGAACATCAGCTCAAGAAATCGAGGTTATCATAACAATGTTTTTTTAATGACGTACTCCGAAGAGAATGAGAACGACAATAATTATAACGAATATCGGTTATCGCCACCTTTTCCATTCCGATACGAAAGTCCGATATGCTCCAGTTCTCTAAGTATCACTGATGTTACTTACGGCTCTAGCAATAACAATGAGATCATCAGCAACTATGATCAACACAATTACGATGATGAGGAAGATGAAAGTCCCAAGAAAGGACTCTTGAAGCAAATGTTTTGCCTTCCATTAAATTAA
- the LOC117228014 gene encoding gastric triacylglycerol lipase, with protein sequence MSLLRSLVVLQLFAMNISFITGFRKGKKHPDMELMGPDLIRKHGYPMETHKVITEDGYILEIHRIPYGRNNKTISRRPPILVQHGLAGSSADWILLGPSNSLGYLLADAGYDVWLGNNRGNVYSKNHRTLVSTDRRFWDFSYHELGIRDLPATIDYILGRTKHERVFYIGHSQGTTQFWVMMSQRPEYNEKIALMVGLAPVSFTGNMRGPITKLAKLTYMGVRIGEKFGYPEMRTRSSWEKFVANLFCKEQVQSITPFFCSNVLFFVAGFSQLDLSAENLTVITGHIPAGASWKQAVHFGQGYIRKDHFAQFDYDSKEKNYRLYNSSVPPEYDLSKVAAPIALFSSDHDLLATPKDVDLLKRKLSNVVFHEELSTPTFNHYDFLWGKSSVKFIYEPILKLLTVYK encoded by the exons ATGTCGTTGTTGCGCAGTCTCGTCGTTCTGCAATTATTCGCGATGAATATTTCTTTCATCACcggttttcgcaaaggaaaaaagcATCCGGATATGGAACTTATGGGA CCAGACCTTATACGAAAACACGGTTACCCGATGGAAACTCATAAAGTCATTACGGAGGATGGGTACATTTTAGAGATTCATCGCATTCCCTATGGACGAAATAATAAGACAATCTCGAGGAGGCCGCCGATTTTGGTGCAGCACGGCTTGGCCGGAAGTTCCGCGGATTGGATCCTCTTAGGACCATCTAACTCGTTAG GGTACTTATTGGCAGATGCGGGATACGATGTATGGCTCGGGAACAACAGAGGCAACGTTTATTCGAAGAACCATAGGACGCTCGTTTCGACCGATCGCCGTTTTTGGGATTTCAG CTACCACGAGCTCGGCATTCGCGATCTTCCCGCCACAATCGATTACATACTCGGTCGGACTAAACATGAAAGAGTTTTTTACATCGGCCACTCGCAGGGCACAACTCAATTTTGGGTAATGATGTCGCAAAGGCCGGAGTACAATGAGAAAATCGCTTTAATGGTCGGCCTTGCTCCTGTCTCTTTTACCGGGAATATGCGCGGGCCGATTACAAAACTGGCTAAATTAACATACATGGGCGTG AGGATTGGTGAGAAATTCGGATATCCAGAAATGCGTACACGTTCCAGCTGGGAGAAGTTCGTGGCGAATCTGTTTTGCAAAGAGCAAGTGCAATCGATCACACCGTTTTTCTGCAGTAATGTTCTGTTTTTTGTGGCCGGTTTTAGTCAGTTGGACTTGAGCGCG GAGAATCTGACGGTAATTACTGGCCACATACCAGCGGGAGCTTCTTGGAAACAAGCAGTTCATTTCGGTCAGGGATATATACGGAAAG ACCACTTTGCACAGTTCGATTACGATAGTAAAGAGAAGAATTATCGACTGTATAATTCTTCGGTACCGCCAGAGTATGATTTGAGCAAAGTCGCTGCTCCAATCGCACTTTTCAGTAGTGATCATGATCTATTAGCGACGCCAAAG GATGTCGATCTTCTTAAAAGAAAACTTAGTAATGTGGTGTTCCATGAAGAATTATCTACTCCAACCTTTAATCATTATGATTTTCTATGGGGAAAATCTTCCGTGAAATTCATATATGAGcctatattaaaattattgacagTTTATAAGTGA
- the aPKC gene encoding protein kinase C iota type isoform X1, whose translation MAWGYWSATSVSDRGRSPRREKDKQQPQTLHQHQQQQQQQQQQQQQQPYHQTETGLYGIQQQIQGEIGVGTSSGPGAGAVAEEQPCSMMIQGGSFYSYSAALAAAAAAAAGRKIPPAAEGPSTSSTGIQVLPRDRPIKSSTSTYPPSPSSDSAEYEQPIAGIRGECSPNNSPRDDIFLQPGSSSSRMKLLCDKGVDDTSEVDLDEVIATEMMYASTNRAIGTNTCRVHGPCNPPPDPAPSMIDDTTGSSQFWFNDITWVFPNVPPAPGMPCQGEDRSIYRRGARRWRKLYRVNGHIFQAKRFNRRAFCAFCQDRIWGLGRQGFKCIQCKLLVHKKCHKVVRKSCLSAQQQQQQIPSIEAQAIDRNGDQQLMDVVQCSNVPHVEDEISESPIIEEHSRNRTGSEEREELPLDTLNDADNSNDMQRQYSLNDFELIKVIGRGSYAKVLMVELKRTKRIYAMKVIKKALVTDDEDIDWVQTEKHVFETASNHPFLVGLHSCFQTPSRLFFVIEFVRGGDLMFHMQRQRRLPEEHARFYAAEISLALNFLHEKGIIYRDLKLDNVLLDHEGHVKLTDYGMCKEGVREGDTTSTFCGTPNYIAPEILQGDDYSFSVDWWALGVLLYEMLAGRSPFDVAGASENPDQNTEDYLFQVILEKTIRIPRSLSVKAASVLKGFLCKDPVRRLGCGKRPAAFLDIVAHPFFKAIDWEMLEQKQVTPPYKPRLDSDRDLANFPPEFTDEPVHLTPDDPRVIDKIDQSEFEGFEYVNPLLMSLEDCV comes from the exons ATGGCGTGGGGTTATTGGAGCGCAACGTCGGTCAGCGATAGGGGTCGATCACCCCGTCGGGAGAAGGATAAACAACAACCACAGACTTTGCATCAGCaccaacagcagcaacaacaacaacaacaacaacaacaacaacaaccgtaTCATCAAACGGAGACAGGGTTGTACGGTATTCAGCAGCAGATACAGGGCGAGATCGGCGTCGGGACGTCGTCCGGGCCCGGCGCTGGTGCCGTAGCCGAGGAACAACCCTGCAGCATGATGATTCAGGGTGGTTCCTTTTACTCTTATTCCGCGGCACTGGCTGCTGCGGCAGCGGCTGCGGCTGGCCGCAAGATTCCGCCAGCCGCGGAAGGACCTTCCACCTCGTCCACGGGGATTCAAGTTTTGCCGCGTGACCGACCGATTAAATCGAGCACCAGCACCTATCCACCCTCGCCCAGCAGCGATTCCGCCGAGTACGAGCAGCCGATCGCTGGAATCAGAGGCGAGTGCTCGCCCAATAACAGCCCCCGCGACGATATATTCCTGCAGCCGGGATCCTCGTCCTCCAGGATGAAGCTACTCTGCGACAAAGGTGTCGACGACACCTCGGAAGTCGATCTGGACGAAGTGATCGCCACGGAGATGATGTACGCGTCCACCAACCGAGCTATAGGGACTAATACGTGTCGTGTACATGGACCGTGTAATCCACCCCCGGATCCTGCTCCTTCCATGATCGACGATACCACCGGGTCCTCGCAGTTTTGGTTCAACGACATCACCTGGG TTTTTCCTAACGTCCCGCCTGCACCTGGAATGCCCTGTCAGGGAGAAGACA GAAGCATCTACAGACGCGGCGCACGTAGATGGAGGAAGCTGTACCGAGTGAATGGTCATATATTTCAGGCGAAACGTTTCAATCGG CGAGCGTTTTGCGCGTTCTGCCAGGATCGGATTTGGGGACTAGGTCGACAGGGGTTCAAGTGCATCCAATGCAAGCTGTTGGTCCACAAGAAATGTCACAAAGTGGTGAGGAAGTCATGCTTGAGcgcgcagcagcagcaacaacagatACCAAGTATAGAGGCGCAGGCGATCGACAGGAACGGCGATCAACAATTGATGGATGTCGTTCAATGCAGTAACGTACCTCATGTCGAAGATGAGATCTCGGAGTCGCCGATCATCGAGGAGCACTCACGAAATC GAACCGGAAGCGAAGAGAGGGAGGAATTGCCGCTGGATACGCTAAACGATGCAGACAACTCGAATGATATGCAGAGGCAATACTCACTAAATGATTTCGAACTGATTAAGGTAATCGGTCGTGGTTCCTACGCGAAAGTTTTGATGGTGGAACTGAAGCGTACGAAGAGGATCTACGCGATGAAAGTGATCAAGAAAGCTTTGGTGACCGACGATGAGGATATTGATTGGGTTCAAACGGAGAAACACGTCTTCGAAACTGCCTCAAATCACCCTTTTCTTGTGGGGTTACACTCATGCTTTCAGACCCCCTCGCGATTATTCTTCGTGATCGAGTTTGTACGGGGTGGTGATCTTATGTTCCACATGCAAAGACAACGTCGTCTTCCGGAAGAACATGCTCGGTTCTACGCAGCTGAGATTAGCCTCGCCTTAAACTTTTTACACGAGAAAG GTATAATATACAGAGACTTGAAGTTAGATAATGTACTGCTTGATCACGAAGGACACGTTAAATTAACCGATTACGGAATGTGCAAAGAAGGCGTCCGAGAGGGTGACACAACTTCCACGTTTTGCGGCACTCCAAACTATATCGCACCCGAAATATTACAGGGTGATGATTATAGCTTCTCTGTAGATTGGTGGGCGCTTGGTGTACTTTTGTATGAAATGCTTGCAGGACGTAGCCCATTTGATGTCGCAGGCGCGTCGGAAAATCCCGATCAGAACACCGAAGACTATTTATTCCAAGTGATTTTAGAGAAAACCATTCGTATACCTAGGTCGTTGTCGGTTAAAGCAGCTTCTGTTCTTAAAGGTTTCCTTTGTAAAGATCCTGTTAGAAGACTGGGCTGTGGTAAAAGGCCAGCAGCTTTCCTTGATATAGTTGCGCATCCATTCTTCAAAGCAATTGATTGGGAAATG TTGGAACAAAAGCAAGTTACACCGCCTTACAAGCCACGTTTAGATTCTGATCGTGATCTAGCCAACTTCCCACCGGAGTTTACGGATGAACCTGTTCATTTAACGCCAGATGATCC GAGGGTGATCGATAAAATTGATCAGAGTGAATTCGAAGGCTTCGAATATGTGAATCCGTTACTCATGTCTCTGGAGGACTGCGTGTGA